The genomic interval AATAGTCCCTCCCATACTCTTCCGCCAAACACTAATTTTTCTAGCAGAAATCCAGCAGCATCAATTTTTCTCCTCCTCTCTTTCCTTCTCGTTTCAAATTCTGTATTCCAGAAACGAAGGAAGAGATTAGAGAGCTGCAGATCCTTATAAATCAAATAGTTGTAGAAGAGACAAGAGACAGGAAGATTGAAATGGGGAAGTACATGGAGTTGTTGGATGCAGGGGTGAGGATAGCAGCGAGGTTCCATTCTCATTGCCCGCAAACTGCACGCCTATACTACCATCCTCCTTCTAACCCTGAAGGCCATCATGACTACCACCATGAAGCCAGGGCTGGCAGTGGCTCTACCGGTCAGGTTCAAGACCCAACCCTCGTGCTCAGCTGTGGTGCCAAGGCAGCCAAGGGGCTTGAATCTACCGAGCTCATCTTTTATTCTGTTGTGTGAAGAAATTGATACCCGGCACAACTTTTGACCACACAGATGATTAACACAGTTTTGATATTATATTTACAATTTCAGAATCGGAGATGCTGTTAGTTCATATActcaattaaaattcttttaattctctctctctctctctctctctctctatctaaatatatatatttgtgtaAAAATCGCTGATTTCGGTTATTTTACTTGCTTGTCCTTAGTTAATCCAAGAGGGAGTACGATTATATATCTTATTTAAGAACTTGGTTGAAGGAGGGTTATCGTATGTGAAGCAGTGACAAACCAAGGGGCTATTCAATTCCAACCTTCACTTTAATTCACATCATTATATACGTTACACATTCGTAGCagatattaattgattttgaagGGATTCAAATCATACTATACTAAGACGGATCATAGGCAatgaaatattgaaattttaattcccTAAACCatggattattttaattggatTTAGTTTAGGAAAAATCACAAGAGAAAGATTTGAATGTTAATACATGCCCTTGAACCAATTGGATTGGTCAAGGAATgtatattgtcatttaatgcatacttaattGCATAACTATATGTAATAGgggtttttcttcatgttaGTGCAACAATAATAAGAAGTTATTAAGTGTTAATTGGATGAAGCTCATGAAACATAAATGCCTTgtaagagaattgtaaagttgttacaattatgagattactatgcatcaaagcgaTGTTTCTAAAATTGTTCTTTATCATTGCATTGTCAAGATAGGGCATTGAAAATGCTCAAAAACTGATATATATTAAGTCTCCTTACTTGAAAGTAAGCAATTTCATAAATTGAAGTATATAGGATACTTGAGAATAATATGTGGATGCTTgttaaaaaacaaattcactaaacatgatttattatgaaaattctatttggtatttcacttaagtgtttatggaatatgttctcatgtgatagtcgtgCAACTAGTTCTCGAACTTGAGACATCAGGTCATCTTATATGGGGAATGACATTTTGATTTCACTTTTACAGGTCTGAAGATGACCAGATACCTAAATAGGGTGTTTTTGAGTATGCCATCAAGCATACGAAAATAGATGAAtggtcaagagaggattcatcagcCCAAGTGATACGAGGGGATGAATCTCACTTGTTATCAATTCTTCATTTACTTATATAAAGCCTTTGGctaaagcatgatgaatttgagaaaaggtagttttctaaattcataaagttaatcatgaattatgagaaccaATATGGAATATCATAAGTAGACATTGAGCCATGATTTATGACATATCcgagatatttgatgaaaggataGTATTGCACTGAGAGACTTACCACTAGAGGGTTTTTTAATTGACTCTTTAACATTTaagtggtcatgatgtattgttagatgccgctcatgatttataaatataaatcaattatcaaattgatatttaattaggatttatatttattgccaacatatt from Theobroma cacao cultivar B97-61/B2 chromosome 5, Criollo_cocoa_genome_V2, whole genome shotgun sequence carries:
- the LOC18598931 gene encoding uncharacterized protein LOC18598931; amino-acid sequence: MGKYMELLDAGVRIAARFHSHCPQTARLYYHPPSNPEGHHDYHHEARAGSGSTGQVQDPTLVLSCGAKAAKGLESTELIFYSVV